One genomic window of Paraburkholderia phytofirmans PsJN includes the following:
- a CDS encoding MFS transporter, with amino-acid sequence MLIEDNLPASTASLDDGASSSLRSWLAVMAVAIGAFAFVTTEFLPVGLLPRVAADLGVLPGTAGLMVTVPGVIAAISAPGLMLVAGRMDRRRVFLLLTALLLASNLISAFAPNFLCMLLGRALLGAALGGFWTLATAASGRLVKPKDSARAMATILTGVTCATVIGVPLGTFIASFASWRVSFMATGVLVAVALVAQFFFVPSLPSTAALRLRDLVALLRRPHPRRSMLMVALVFGAHFSSYTYITPFLLHNANLDMSTITWLLLGFGIIGFFSNFAVSSTVTRNLKVSVGAMVSLLMFALVLLPLLQHSTIGVVALVLAWGISFGALPLCFSIWIQRATPDSPEAGSALFVSIIQVAIALGSLVGGVVVDHVGISADFLLGSGLALLGLAALASFGRGEQKVAAEAVACPACTE; translated from the coding sequence ATGTTGATTGAAGACAATCTGCCCGCGAGCACGGCCTCGCTGGACGATGGCGCCTCGTCGTCCCTGCGTTCATGGCTGGCTGTCATGGCTGTCGCCATCGGCGCTTTCGCTTTCGTGACGACGGAGTTCCTGCCGGTCGGACTGCTGCCGCGCGTCGCCGCGGATCTGGGCGTGTTGCCCGGCACCGCCGGCCTGATGGTCACCGTGCCCGGCGTCATCGCGGCCATTTCCGCACCGGGGCTGATGCTGGTGGCGGGGCGCATGGATCGCCGGCGAGTGTTTCTCTTGCTCACGGCTTTGCTGCTGGCGTCGAATCTGATCTCTGCTTTCGCGCCGAATTTTCTCTGCATGTTGCTCGGGCGTGCATTGCTCGGCGCCGCGCTGGGTGGATTCTGGACGCTGGCCACGGCGGCTTCGGGGCGTCTCGTGAAACCGAAGGATTCGGCGCGGGCCATGGCGACGATTCTCACCGGCGTGACGTGCGCCACGGTGATCGGCGTGCCGCTCGGCACGTTCATCGCGAGCTTCGCATCATGGCGCGTGTCGTTCATGGCGACCGGCGTGCTGGTCGCGGTCGCGCTGGTCGCACAGTTCTTCTTCGTGCCGTCCTTGCCGTCCACCGCCGCGCTGCGTCTGCGCGATCTGGTGGCGCTGCTGCGCCGGCCGCATCCACGCCGCAGCATGCTGATGGTGGCGCTCGTTTTCGGCGCGCATTTTTCCTCGTACACGTACATCACGCCTTTCCTGCTGCACAACGCGAATCTCGACATGTCGACCATCACGTGGCTGTTGCTGGGGTTCGGCATCATCGGCTTCTTCTCGAACTTCGCCGTTTCGTCGACGGTCACGCGCAATCTGAAAGTGTCGGTCGGCGCAATGGTGTCGCTGTTGATGTTCGCACTGGTCTTGCTGCCGCTACTGCAGCATTCGACAATCGGCGTCGTGGCGCTGGTGCTTGCATGGGGCATTTCCTTCGGCGCGTTGCCGCTGTGTTTCAGCATCTGGATTCAGCGCGCCACGCCGGATTCGCCCGAGGCCGGCTCGGCATTGTTCGTGAGCATCATTCAGGTGGCGATTGCGCTGGGGTCGCTGGTGGGCGGCGTGGTGGTCGACCATGTGGGAATTTCCGCCGACTTTCTGCTGGGTAGCGGCCTCGCGTTGCTGGGGCTCGCCGCGCTCGCGAGCTTCGGCCGCGGCGAGCAGAAGGTCGCCGCCGAAGCGGTGGCTTGCCCCGCGTGCACGGAGTAA
- a CDS encoding SDR family NAD(P)-dependent oxidoreductase, whose translation MSRTETALIVGAGKGLSASLARLFAAEGMQVALAARDTSKLTELVNETGALPVACDASQPDQVTALFERVEKAFGAPDLVVYNASGRYRAPLEAIEPQKLEDAFKITAIGGFLVAQAAAVRMLARGHGTVLLTGATASVKGLPGSTPFAMGKFALRGMAQCMARELAPKNIHVAHFVIDGGIASSARGSEDGDADDKWLDPDAIAREYLHIHRQHRSAWTWEVELRPWVERF comes from the coding sequence ATGAGTCGAACCGAGACTGCATTGATTGTCGGCGCGGGCAAGGGCTTGAGCGCCTCGCTCGCGCGCCTGTTCGCGGCGGAGGGCATGCAGGTCGCGCTCGCCGCCCGCGACACCAGCAAGCTCACGGAACTCGTCAACGAGACGGGCGCCCTGCCCGTAGCTTGCGACGCCAGTCAACCGGACCAGGTTACCGCCCTCTTCGAGCGCGTGGAGAAAGCATTCGGCGCTCCCGATCTCGTGGTCTACAACGCGAGCGGCCGCTATCGCGCGCCGCTCGAAGCCATCGAACCGCAGAAGCTCGAAGACGCCTTCAAAATCACCGCCATCGGCGGCTTTCTCGTCGCCCAGGCCGCGGCAGTGCGCATGTTGGCGCGCGGCCATGGCACTGTCCTGCTGACAGGGGCAACGGCCAGCGTCAAAGGGCTGCCCGGCTCAACCCCGTTCGCCATGGGCAAATTCGCGTTACGGGGCATGGCCCAATGCATGGCGCGCGAGTTGGCGCCGAAGAATATTCACGTTGCGCATTTCGTGATCGACGGCGGTATTGCCAGCAGCGCGCGAGGCTCGGAAGACGGCGACGCCGACGACAAATGGCTGGACCCCGACGCGATTGCCAGGGAGTACCTCCACATTCATCGTCAACACCGCAGCGCATGGACGTGGGAAGTCGAACTCCGCCCATGGGTCGAGCGGTTCTAG
- a CDS encoding branched-chain amino acid ABC transporter substrate-binding protein → MRRLAMTAAALMAAGFTLSASAQVVVTIGHSAPLTGPQAPNGKDNENGARLAIDELNKSGVTVAGQKVTFKLDSEDDQADPKIGVQVAQKLVDSGVVAVVGPYNSGVAIPASRVYNTGNVPMLPVASNPALTRQGFKNIFRIGASDEQLGGTMGQFAAKTLKAKTAAVIDDRTAYGQGVAEQFVKVAKANGIQIVEQEFTNSSATDFLSILTTIKAKNPDVIFFGGYAAQGAPMAKQMRQRGLRAKLLGGDGICSADMGKVAGEAASIVYCAQGGIALEKTAAGREFLQKYKAAYNIDTQVYAVSYYDGVKLLADAMVKAGTTTDKAKLTAQLAKENYKGVAGTYSFDEYGDLKGAPTTVYVIKNGLPTPYGQ, encoded by the coding sequence ATGCGACGTCTTGCAATGACTGCGGCCGCATTGATGGCCGCTGGTTTCACCCTGTCCGCGAGTGCCCAGGTCGTAGTCACCATCGGTCATTCGGCGCCGCTCACCGGTCCGCAGGCGCCGAACGGCAAGGACAACGAGAACGGCGCACGGCTCGCCATCGACGAGCTGAACAAGTCGGGCGTCACCGTCGCGGGTCAGAAGGTCACCTTCAAACTGGACTCGGAAGACGACCAGGCGGACCCGAAAATCGGGGTGCAAGTCGCGCAGAAACTGGTCGACAGCGGCGTGGTCGCCGTGGTCGGACCGTATAACTCGGGCGTGGCGATTCCGGCATCGCGCGTCTACAACACCGGCAATGTCCCGATGCTGCCGGTCGCATCGAACCCCGCGCTAACGAGGCAGGGCTTCAAGAACATCTTCCGGATCGGCGCGAGCGACGAGCAACTCGGCGGCACGATGGGCCAGTTCGCCGCGAAGACCTTGAAGGCCAAAACGGCCGCCGTTATCGACGACCGCACGGCGTATGGTCAGGGTGTCGCCGAGCAGTTCGTGAAGGTCGCCAAGGCGAACGGCATCCAGATTGTCGAGCAGGAGTTCACCAACTCGTCGGCGACGGATTTCCTCAGCATTCTGACGACCATCAAGGCCAAGAATCCCGACGTGATTTTCTTCGGCGGCTATGCGGCGCAGGGCGCGCCGATGGCCAAACAGATGCGTCAGCGCGGACTCAGGGCGAAGCTGCTCGGCGGCGACGGCATCTGCTCGGCCGACATGGGCAAGGTGGCGGGCGAGGCGGCCTCGATCGTCTATTGCGCGCAGGGCGGCATTGCGCTGGAGAAGACAGCAGCCGGCCGCGAGTTCCTGCAAAAGTACAAGGCGGCCTACAACATCGATACGCAGGTCTACGCCGTGAGTTACTACGACGGCGTCAAGTTGCTGGCCGACGCCATGGTGAAAGCGGGCACGACAACGGACAAGGCCAAGCTGACCGCGCAGCTCGCCAAGGAAAACTATAAGGGCGTCGCCGGCACCTATTCGTTCGACGAGTACGGCGACCTGAAGGGCGCGCCGACCACCGTGTACGTCATCAAGAACGGTTTGCCGACGCCCTACGGCCAGTAA
- a CDS encoding SDR family NAD(P)-dependent oxidoreductase produces the protein MNRIDLEGRVVAITGGARGIGYAVAQRALNSGSSVALWDVDAERLARSQRELSELGKVTAVCVELTQEAAVAQAVAQTVADHGAIDVLINCAGITGGNGTTWELEPDVWRRVIDVNLIGPYLTCRAVVPQMLKQGYGRIVNIASVAGKEGNPNASHYSASKAGLIGLTKSLGKELATKNILVNAVTPAAAKTEIFDSMSQQHIDYMLSKIPMNRFLMPEEAASLILWLSSEDCAFSTGSVFDLSGGRATY, from the coding sequence ATGAATCGAATCGATCTGGAGGGGCGCGTCGTCGCCATTACCGGCGGCGCGCGTGGCATCGGCTACGCGGTGGCGCAACGGGCGCTGAACTCGGGCTCGTCGGTCGCGCTATGGGACGTGGACGCCGAACGCCTCGCGCGCAGCCAGCGTGAGCTCAGCGAACTGGGCAAAGTCACCGCGGTCTGCGTCGAACTCACGCAGGAAGCCGCCGTCGCGCAGGCCGTGGCGCAAACAGTCGCTGATCACGGCGCGATCGACGTGCTGATCAACTGCGCCGGCATCACCGGCGGCAACGGCACCACGTGGGAACTGGAACCCGACGTCTGGCGCCGCGTGATCGACGTCAACCTGATCGGCCCGTATCTCACTTGCCGCGCGGTCGTGCCGCAAATGCTCAAGCAGGGCTATGGCAGGATCGTCAATATCGCGTCGGTGGCCGGCAAGGAAGGCAACCCGAACGCCTCGCACTACAGCGCCTCCAAGGCAGGCCTTATCGGCCTGACCAAATCGCTCGGCAAAGAACTGGCAACGAAGAACATTCTCGTCAATGCCGTCACGCCCGCCGCGGCCAAAACCGAAATCTTCGACTCGATGTCGCAACAGCACATCGACTACATGCTCTCGAAGATTCCGATGAACCGCTTTCTGATGCCCGAAGAAGCGGCGTCGCTGATTCTGTGGCTCTCGTCGGAGGACTGCGCGTTCAGCACCGGCTCGGTATTCGATCTGTCCGGCGGCCGCGCAACATACTGA
- a CDS encoding lysozyme inhibitor LprI family protein: MPGIGSAVQTMLAELQPECKRVMNRQRNPAIKRRLRCALFAMVTLSSATAFAASFDCGRARLADEKAICASRQLSEMDVEMAVRYQMLTGLVAMGARGDMQDEQQVWLKSRKACGGNRSCLLNAYRRRIGTLKDEYANLASRGPF, from the coding sequence TTGCCGGGCATCGGTTCGGCCGTTCAGACCATGCTTGCGGAACTTCAACCGGAATGCAAAAGAGTGATGAATCGACAACGCAATCCAGCTATCAAACGTCGCTTGCGGTGCGCGCTGTTCGCAATGGTCACGCTCAGTTCCGCGACTGCATTTGCTGCCAGCTTCGACTGCGGCCGGGCGCGATTGGCGGATGAAAAGGCCATATGCGCGTCACGGCAGCTGAGCGAGATGGACGTCGAAATGGCCGTGCGCTACCAGATGCTAACCGGCCTGGTCGCGATGGGCGCGAGAGGCGATATGCAGGACGAGCAGCAGGTGTGGCTGAAATCCAGAAAAGCATGCGGCGGTAATCGGTCATGTCTGCTCAACGCATACCGGCGACGCATCGGCACGCTCAAGGACGAATACGCCAATCTCGCGAGCCGCGGGCCGTTCTGA
- a CDS encoding arsenate reductase/protein-tyrosine-phosphatase family protein — translation MTRKYKVLFLCRENSARSIIAEALLRELAGHRFDAFSAGPEPAARVHPCAVAQLRPGISDLGILSPKSWLEFTGEWAPRMDLVVALDESVDTRHAPVFPGEPASCTWTFADPLAHDIAESERARVFEKVFWQIVRQMSAFIELPQYATPAGAVATAVIPALSASSQRVTTCDA, via the coding sequence GTGACCAGAAAATACAAGGTGCTGTTTCTCTGCCGCGAGAATTCAGCACGCAGCATCATTGCCGAAGCTTTGTTGCGGGAACTGGCGGGCCACCGGTTCGACGCGTTCAGCGCGGGACCGGAACCGGCCGCGCGGGTTCATCCGTGCGCGGTCGCGCAATTGCGGCCAGGCATCTCGGACCTCGGCATTCTCAGTCCGAAAAGCTGGCTGGAATTCACCGGTGAATGGGCGCCGCGTATGGACCTCGTCGTCGCGCTGGACGAATCCGTCGACACCCGCCACGCACCCGTATTTCCAGGCGAGCCCGCCTCATGCACCTGGACCTTCGCCGATCCGCTCGCACACGACATTGCCGAGTCCGAACGCGCGCGCGTGTTCGAGAAAGTGTTCTGGCAAATCGTGCGGCAGATGAGCGCGTTTATCGAACTGCCGCAATATGCAACGCCGGCTGGCGCTGTGGCAACGGCCGTGATTCCCGCATTGAGTGCATCTTCGCAGCGCGTCACGACATGTGACGCGTGA
- a CDS encoding H-NS histone family protein: MDERKRDSMIAYLRHRMEEFGIKPEDLAAVLASEPAAQKAGRYRSATGDSWDGQGEMPQWLKQAISAGQSIDHFELSAAPAPAPQPKKRVDWQNDPFAGSPLARSNNR; this comes from the coding sequence ATGGACGAAAGGAAGCGAGATAGCATGATTGCGTATCTCCGCCATCGCATGGAAGAGTTTGGCATCAAACCCGAAGACCTTGCGGCAGTGCTGGCATCCGAACCGGCCGCGCAAAAGGCCGGACGCTACCGTAGCGCAACTGGAGATAGCTGGGACGGCCAGGGCGAAATGCCTCAATGGCTCAAACAGGCAATCAGCGCGGGGCAATCCATCGACCACTTTGAATTGTCGGCCGCACCGGCGCCTGCCCCGCAACCGAAGAAACGCGTGGACTGGCAAAACGACCCGTTCGCCGGCAGTCCGCTCGCGCGTTCGAACAATCGATAG
- the lhpH gene encoding trans-3-hydroxy-L-proline dehydratase, with amino-acid sequence MKISRTIQTVEVHTGGEAFRIVTSGLPRLPGDTIVKRRAWLKENADDIRRALMFEPRGHADMYGGYLTEPVSPNADFGIIFLHNEGYSDHCGHGVIALSTAAVELGWVQREIPETRIGIDAPCGFIEAFVEWDGEHAGNVRFVNVPSFIWKRDVTVETPSFGSVTGDIAFGGAFYFYTDGEPHGLAVRESSVEELIRFGAEVKQAANQAFPVEHPYIPEINHIYGTIIANAPRHAGSTQANCCVFADREVDRSPTGSGTGGRVAQLYLRGKLGKDDTLVNESIIGTVFKGRVLSETTVGDFKAVVPEVEGNAFVCGFATWIIDERDPLAYGFLVR; translated from the coding sequence ATGAAAATTTCACGCACCATCCAGACCGTTGAAGTTCACACCGGCGGCGAGGCATTCCGCATTGTCACCAGCGGCTTGCCGCGTCTGCCCGGCGACACGATCGTCAAACGACGCGCATGGCTGAAGGAAAACGCCGACGATATCCGCCGTGCGCTGATGTTCGAACCGCGTGGACATGCCGATATGTACGGCGGGTATCTGACGGAACCGGTCAGCCCCAATGCCGACTTCGGCATCATCTTCCTTCACAACGAGGGGTATAGCGACCATTGCGGCCACGGTGTTATCGCGCTCTCGACGGCGGCGGTCGAACTGGGTTGGGTTCAGCGTGAGATACCCGAAACGCGCATCGGTATCGACGCGCCGTGCGGGTTCATCGAAGCATTCGTGGAGTGGGATGGCGAGCACGCCGGCAACGTTCGCTTCGTCAATGTGCCGTCGTTTATCTGGAAGCGGGACGTGACCGTCGAGACACCGTCGTTCGGTTCGGTGACGGGCGATATAGCGTTCGGCGGCGCGTTCTATTTTTACACCGACGGCGAGCCGCATGGTCTCGCGGTGCGGGAGTCGTCGGTGGAAGAACTCATCCGCTTCGGCGCCGAGGTGAAGCAGGCGGCCAATCAGGCGTTTCCTGTCGAGCATCCCTACATTCCCGAGATCAACCACATCTACGGCACCATCATCGCGAATGCGCCGCGGCACGCTGGGTCGACGCAAGCCAACTGCTGTGTGTTCGCCGACCGCGAGGTGGACCGTTCGCCGACCGGCTCCGGAACGGGCGGCCGCGTCGCGCAGCTCTATTTGCGTGGAAAACTGGGCAAGGACGACACCTTGGTGAACGAGTCCATTATCGGCACCGTGTTCAAAGGGCGTGTCCTGAGCGAAACGACCGTGGGCGATTTCAAGGCCGTCGTTCCGGAAGTCGAAGGCAATGCTTTTGTCTGCGGCTTCGCGACCTGGATCATCGACGAGCGGGATCCGCTCGCCTACGGATTCCTCGTTCGGTAG
- a CDS encoding lysophospholipid acyltransferase family protein — MRSTFTKWLFIVYLFGSGTLYSIIILLLFPFVGRAGRYWLARQWCRALVFVMRWIPGVSCSIDGLDNLPDGPAIILSRHESTWETLAFLALFPRRVSFVFKEELLRIPFFGWVLRGLDMVSLNRGSARQAHQAVTKESAERLAKGDVVVIFPEGTRVAHDAPLRMTSGGVRLACATGVPAVPVVLNAGKVWPTKGWPDGRGHIRVVVGPPLSPQDMTQQELSHAVHEWMKNELLRL; from the coding sequence ATGCGCTCAACTTTCACCAAATGGCTTTTTATCGTCTACCTCTTCGGTAGCGGCACGCTGTATTCGATCATCATCCTGCTCCTGTTCCCGTTTGTCGGACGTGCGGGGCGATACTGGCTCGCGAGGCAATGGTGTCGCGCACTGGTTTTCGTCATGCGTTGGATACCCGGCGTTTCATGTTCGATAGACGGGCTCGACAACCTTCCGGACGGTCCGGCGATTATCCTGTCACGTCATGAGTCGACGTGGGAAACCCTCGCGTTTCTCGCACTTTTTCCGCGTCGCGTGAGTTTCGTGTTCAAGGAGGAACTGCTGCGCATTCCGTTTTTCGGCTGGGTGTTGCGTGGCCTCGATATGGTCAGCCTGAACCGCGGCTCCGCTCGACAGGCTCACCAGGCTGTGACGAAGGAAAGCGCGGAGCGGCTGGCCAAGGGCGATGTCGTCGTCATTTTCCCGGAGGGCACCCGGGTCGCGCACGACGCGCCGTTGCGCATGACGTCCGGCGGCGTGCGGCTGGCGTGCGCGACCGGCGTGCCGGCCGTGCCCGTGGTCCTGAACGCGGGCAAGGTCTGGCCGACCAAAGGCTGGCCGGACGGCCGCGGACATATTCGCGTGGTGGTCGGGCCGCCGCTGTCTCCGCAAGACATGACGCAGCAGGAATTGAGTCACGCGGTCCACGAGTGGATGAAAAACGAACTGCTGCGGCTTTGA